Proteins from a genomic interval of Haemorhous mexicanus isolate bHaeMex1 chromosome Z, bHaeMex1.pri, whole genome shotgun sequence:
- the CCL19 gene encoding C-C motif chemokine 19 — MQRLHLLCFSLLLLGHILDVHGGNNVLDCCLRTSEVPIPRRIVKDYWLQMVQDGCDIPAAVFITTKGKRLCAPLHSPWVIRLQERLDASSAKRDKPEGK, encoded by the exons ATGCAGCGGCTGCATCTTCTCTGCTTCAGTCTCCTGTTGCTGGGACATATTCTGGATG TGCACGGTGGCAACAACGTCCTCGACTGCTGCCTGCGGACCAGCGAGGTGCCCATCCCGCGGCGGATCGTCAAGGATTACTGGCTCCAGATGGTGCAGGATGGCTGTGACATCCCTGCTGCCGT ATTCATCACCACAAAGGGCAAGCGCCTCTGTGCACCCCTCCATTCCCCATGGGTGATTCGTCTCCAAGAGAGGCTGGATGCCAGCTCTGCCAAGAGG GACAAACCAGAGGGCAAGTAG